A window of Babylonia areolata isolate BAREFJ2019XMU chromosome 2, ASM4173473v1, whole genome shotgun sequence contains these coding sequences:
- the LOC143277857 gene encoding uncharacterized protein LOC143277857 codes for MKHVDAETGTISEIPLAESEVEADLGVQVDNDLKFKQHVDSVTARANSVIGIIRRTFEFLDCKLFIQLYKTIARPILEYAQTVWQPTHKTLCKQLEDVQRRATKLISLISELPYAERLERLDLPSLEHRRLRGDMIDTFKYVHGLHRTKKPKLETAEDIGTRGNAKKLFPHHTHCDTRKHFFSERVTKTWNSLPDEVVLAPSATVNAFKNRLDVYWKNKPDKYNPSCQ; via the coding sequence ATGAAGCATGTAGATGCTGAAACCGGAACCATCAGTGAAATACCCTTGGCAGAAAGTGAGGTGGAAGCGGACCTCGGTGTTCAAGTTGATAACGACCTCAAATTTAAGCAGCACGTGGACAGTGTCACAGCAAGAGCGAACAGTGTAATTGGCATCATCCGCAGAACCTTCGAGTTCTTAGACTGCAAGCTCTTCATCCAGCTGTACAAAACAATAGCGAGGCCTATCCTCGAGTACGCACAAACTGTGTGGCAACCTACACACAAGACATTATGTAAGCAGCTAGAGGACGTGCAGCGCCGAGCCACAAAGCTGATCTCCTTGATCAGTGAGCTACCTTACGCGGAAAGACTAGAACGACTCGACCTGCCTAGCCTGGAACACAGACGACTCAGAGGGGATATGATAGACACATTCAAGTATGTCCACGGACTCCACagaaccaaaaaaccaaaacttgAAACTGCAGAAGATATAGGCACCAGAGGAAACGCGAAGAAACTATTCCCGCACCACACCCACTGTGACACCAGGAAACACTTTTTCAGTGAAAGGGTCACCAAgacatggaacagtctcccagacgaaGTGGTCTTAGCACCGTCGGCCACGGTGAATGCCTTTAAGAACAGACTGGATGTCTACTGGAAGAACAAGCCAGACAagtacaatccgtcttgccaataa
- the LOC143277874 gene encoding sodium-dependent multivitamin transporter-like, whose amino-acid sequence MAGGETRLHWADYVVTVVCLLVALGIGVFFALFRQQKTKEEYLVGSRRMGVAPVCLSLFVTFQSAISLLGTPSDTYNTGTMVFFVFLGICLSYIVSIFTVVPLVYPLRLTSVYHYLELRFRSSVYMGFALYSPALVLQAAVGLSLWVSLVLVSSICTIYTAIGGIKSVIWTDVFQTVIVFTGITAGLTKGLLRVGGFSHMANIAKDGGRLDFGE is encoded by the exons ATGGCAGGGGGAGAAACTCGTCTGCACTGGGCGGACTacgtggtgacagtggtgtgtctgCTGGTGGCCCTTGGTATTGGGGTGTTCTTCGCTCTCTTCAGACAACAGAAAACcaag GAGGAATACCTTGTGGGAAGCCGTCGAATGGGCGTGGCCCCGGTGTGTCTGTCGCTGTTCGTCACCTTCCAGTCCGCCATCTCTCTGCTGGGCACGCCCTCGGACACCTACAACACGGGCACCATGGTCTTCTTCGTATTCTTGGGCATCTGCCTGTCCTACATCGTGAGCATCTTCACCGTCGTGCCTCTGGTGTACCCTCTGCGACTTACCAGTGTCTACCACTACCTGGAGCTGAGGTTCCGATCT TCTGTGTACATGGGATTCGCTTTGTACTCCCCTGCCTTGGTTTTGCAAGCAG CTGTGGGGCTGTCTCTGTGGGTGTCGCTGGTTCTGGTCAGCAGTATCTGTACCATCTATACTGCTATC GGTGGCATCAAAAGCGTGATATGGACAGACGTCTTCCAGACAGTCATCGTCTTCACTGGCATTACGGCTGGACTCACCAAG GGTCTTCTCCGTGTTGGAGGCTTCTCTCACATGGCGAACATCGCAAAAGATGGCGGGAGACTTGATTTTGGCGAGTGA